A genomic segment from Streptosporangium roseum DSM 43021 encodes:
- a CDS encoding TetR/AcrR family transcriptional regulator: MSEVPARQGSLRERKRAATIDEIKSVAIDQLAADSGQMTLRGVAREVGLTVQSLYNYFPSREDLITALVADAHNALADAIQAAGREHRALPAPERLVQVALTYRRWAVEHRARFLLIYGTPVPGYRAPEEGPTTGAARRLGATLIEVVFGDWSAAEMAGIRRPGEDARPASVLATAAELLSPGMPPAAFGLGLDLWGRIHGLVMLEILGHLPWLGPDAEANYRDAMTRAAADVQRVREHGA; the protein is encoded by the coding sequence GTGAGCGAAGTCCCAGCTCGGCAAGGTTCTCTGCGCGAGAGGAAACGGGCGGCGACGATCGACGAGATCAAGTCCGTCGCCATCGACCAGCTCGCCGCCGACTCGGGCCAGATGACACTGCGCGGGGTCGCGCGAGAGGTGGGCCTGACCGTCCAGTCGCTCTACAACTACTTCCCGAGCAGGGAGGATCTGATCACCGCCCTGGTCGCCGACGCGCACAACGCGCTGGCGGACGCGATCCAGGCGGCCGGACGGGAGCACCGGGCGCTGCCCGCGCCCGAGCGGCTGGTGCAGGTCGCCCTGACCTACCGCCGGTGGGCGGTCGAGCACCGGGCCCGCTTCCTGCTGATCTACGGAACACCCGTCCCCGGCTACCGGGCGCCCGAGGAAGGGCCGACCACCGGCGCCGCACGCAGGCTCGGCGCCACGTTGATCGAGGTGGTCTTCGGCGACTGGAGCGCGGCCGAGATGGCCGGGATCCGCCGGCCCGGCGAGGACGCCCGGCCGGCCTCGGTGCTCGCCACCGCCGCCGAACTGCTCTCCCCCGGGATGCCGCCTGCCGCGTTCGGGCTCGGCCTCGACCTGTGGGGACGAATCCACGGGCTGGTGATGCTGGAGATCCTCGGCCACCTGCCGTGGCTGGGCCCGGACGCCGAGGCCAACTACCGCGACGCCATGACCCGGGCCGCGGCCGACGTGCAGCGCGTCCGCGAGCACGGCGCATAG
- a CDS encoding fluoride efflux transporter FluC, which translates to MTAPVDPDAELAGARRRGERRRSHYGVLAVVAAGGAIGAGARYGAALLWPTAAGSFPWTTLCVNASGSLVIGILLVALTEVWTAPAWVRPFFATGVLGGYTTFSTYCLDIERLVAAGRPESALGYLAATVLTALAAVTAGAWATRRLLVDKRAGRA; encoded by the coding sequence GTGACCGCTCCCGTCGACCCCGACGCCGAGCTCGCCGGCGCGCGTCGGCGTGGCGAACGGCGTCGCTCGCACTACGGCGTGCTCGCGGTGGTCGCCGCGGGCGGCGCGATCGGCGCGGGCGCCCGCTACGGGGCGGCCCTGCTCTGGCCGACCGCGGCCGGTTCCTTTCCATGGACCACGCTGTGCGTCAACGCCTCCGGCTCCCTGGTCATCGGGATCCTCCTGGTGGCCTTGACCGAGGTGTGGACGGCGCCGGCCTGGGTGCGGCCGTTCTTCGCCACCGGCGTGCTGGGCGGATACACCACCTTCTCCACCTACTGCCTGGACATCGAACGCCTGGTGGCCGCCGGCCGGCCCGAGTCGGCGCTGGGCTACCTGGCGGCGACGGTCCTGACGGCCCTGGCCGCGGTGACGGCCGGCGCGTGGGCCACCCGCCGGCTGCTGGTGGACAAGAGGGCGGGGAGGGCGTGA
- a CDS encoding YciI family protein produces MKYVAMIYGNQAKWDSFPAEEWPEAIARQEAFNEKYRQTGELLGAYGLADAAGAMLVRRKDGAPAVTDGPYLETKEYLASFYLLDCESEERAQQIAADMPFADVEPVELWPILHESAADL; encoded by the coding sequence ATGAAGTACGTAGCGATGATCTACGGTAACCAGGCCAAGTGGGACTCCTTCCCGGCCGAGGAGTGGCCGGAGGCGATCGCCAGGCAGGAGGCGTTCAACGAGAAGTACCGGCAGACCGGGGAGCTGCTGGGCGCGTACGGCCTGGCCGACGCGGCCGGCGCCATGCTCGTGCGGCGCAAGGACGGCGCCCCGGCGGTCACCGATGGGCCGTACCTGGAGACCAAGGAGTATCTCGCCAGCTTCTACCTGCTGGACTGCGAGAGCGAGGAGCGCGCGCAGCAGATCGCGGCGGACATGCCCTTCGCCGACGTGGAGCCCGTCGAGCTGTGGCCGATCCTGCACGAGTCCGCGGCGGACCTGTGA
- a CDS encoding SDR family NAD(P)-dependent oxidoreductase has protein sequence MGRRVALVTGGSRGIGAAIAVRLAAEGADVVITYARSADRAAEVVGQIEAAGARGLAMAADSADAGALVAAVERTVAEFGRIDIVVSSAGIAPFGPLEEVTLAEVDNTLAIHARASFVLAQAAARHMGAGGRIICIGSSFVERVPYPGWTLYAMSKSALIGLTKGLARDLGPRGITANLVHPGSTDTEMNPADSPEAAEERRYTALDRYCSPDDIAATVAHLAGEGGRNITGAAITVDAGTTA, from the coding sequence ATGGGACGCAGGGTCGCGCTCGTCACCGGGGGGAGCCGTGGGATCGGCGCCGCCATCGCCGTACGGCTGGCCGCCGAAGGCGCCGACGTGGTGATCACATACGCCCGCTCGGCCGATCGGGCGGCGGAGGTCGTCGGGCAGATCGAGGCCGCCGGCGCCCGCGGGCTGGCCATGGCCGCGGATTCCGCCGACGCCGGTGCGCTGGTCGCGGCGGTCGAGCGTACGGTCGCCGAGTTCGGGCGGATCGACATCGTGGTCAGCAGCGCCGGCATCGCCCCGTTCGGGCCGCTGGAGGAGGTGACGCTGGCCGAGGTCGACAACACCCTCGCGATCCATGCCCGCGCCTCGTTCGTGCTGGCGCAGGCAGCCGCCCGGCACATGGGGGCGGGGGGCCGGATCATCTGCATCGGCAGCAGTTTCGTCGAGCGCGTGCCGTACCCGGGGTGGACGCTCTACGCGATGAGCAAGTCCGCGCTGATCGGCCTGACCAAGGGTCTTGCCAGGGACCTGGGGCCGCGGGGGATCACGGCCAACCTCGTCCATCCCGGTTCGACCGACACCGAGATGAACCCGGCCGACAGCCCGGAAGCGGCGGAGGAGCGACGGTACACCGCCCTGGATCGTTACTGCAGCCCCGATGACATCGCCGCCACCGTCGCCCATCTGGCGGGTGAGGGCGGCCGGAACATCACCGGCGCCGCCATCACCGTCGACGCGGGCACCACGGCCTGA
- a CDS encoding TetR/AcrR family transcriptional regulator yields the protein MTSPRRERADAARNRVKILTAAAEIVTTHGVEGLSMAEVAAAAGVGVGTLYRRFGDRSGLAYALIDEREREFQAAFIEGPPPLGPGVEAPARIRAFLHALTDRTVEQLDLLLMAETAAPLARFGGAYDGYHAHLSMLIAQARPGADAYVLADALLAPLAAPLLAHRLRGRGVTAERVKAGLDGLLAGFTT from the coding sequence ATGACGAGCCCGCGCCGCGAGCGGGCCGACGCGGCGCGCAACCGGGTGAAGATCCTCACCGCCGCCGCCGAGATCGTCACCACTCACGGTGTCGAGGGGCTGTCGATGGCGGAGGTGGCCGCCGCCGCGGGAGTCGGCGTCGGCACGCTGTACCGCCGGTTCGGCGACCGTTCGGGGCTGGCCTACGCGCTCATCGACGAGCGGGAACGCGAGTTCCAGGCGGCCTTCATCGAGGGTCCGCCACCCCTCGGGCCCGGCGTCGAGGCGCCGGCCCGCATCCGCGCCTTCCTGCACGCCCTGACCGACCGGACCGTGGAGCAGCTGGATCTGCTGCTGATGGCCGAGACGGCGGCCCCGCTCGCCCGTTTCGGCGGCGCCTACGACGGCTACCACGCACACCTGTCGATGCTCATCGCCCAGGCCAGACCCGGCGCCGACGCCTACGTCCTGGCCGACGCCCTGCTGGCCCCGCTGGCCGCCCCGCTGCTCGCGCACCGCCTGCGCGGCCGCGGGGTGACGGCCGAGCGCGTCAAGGCAGGACTGGACGGCCTGCTGGCCGGATTCACCACCTGA
- a CDS encoding DUF190 domain-containing protein, translating into MVLSGRALRLTVFVDDTDTWHHRPMYTEIVHRVHAAGLAGASVFRGMEGFGATQVVHTTRLLSMAGDLPVAVVVVDTEERIRAFLPQLDDLLIEGLAVLDEVEVVHYRGRQVAG; encoded by the coding sequence ATGGTCCTGTCCGGACGTGCCCTGCGGCTGACGGTCTTCGTCGATGACACCGACACCTGGCACCACCGCCCCATGTACACCGAGATCGTGCACCGCGTGCACGCCGCCGGACTGGCCGGGGCGTCGGTCTTCCGCGGCATGGAGGGTTTCGGCGCCACCCAGGTCGTGCACACCACCCGGCTGCTGTCGATGGCCGGCGACCTGCCGGTGGCCGTCGTCGTCGTCGACACCGAAGAGCGGATCCGCGCGTTCCTGCCCCAGTTGGACGACCTGCTCATCGAGGGGCTGGCCGTCCTGGACGAGGTCGAGGTCGTCCATTATCGAGGCCGGCAGGTGGCGGGGTGA
- the crcB gene encoding fluoride efflux transporter CrcB: protein MNWLLVLLGGAVGAPLRYLTDRAVQARHDTVFPWGTFTVNVAGSMILGVLTGAVLAGAVGDAAQLLLGTGLCGALTTYSTFSYETLRLAETGAVFLAVANVAASIVAGLGAVSVGLTLARVVFG from the coding sequence GTGAACTGGCTGCTGGTGCTGCTCGGCGGCGCGGTCGGCGCGCCGTTGCGCTACCTGACCGACCGGGCCGTGCAGGCCCGCCACGACACGGTCTTCCCCTGGGGCACCTTCACCGTCAACGTGGCCGGCTCGATGATCCTGGGCGTGCTGACCGGGGCGGTGCTGGCCGGGGCGGTGGGCGACGCCGCGCAGCTGCTGCTGGGCACCGGACTGTGCGGGGCTCTGACCACGTACTCGACGTTCTCGTACGAGACGCTGCGGCTGGCCGAGACCGGCGCGGTGTTCCTCGCCGTGGCCAACGTGGCCGCCTCGATCGTCGCGGGTCTGGGCGCGGTGTCCGTCGGCCTGACGCTCGCCCGCGTCGTCTTCGGATGA
- a CDS encoding DUF4386 domain-containing protein, with protein MNAVAGSPGTLTSPAPAAGAAGPGPGRSRRRIMGAAALLAVEGLLIFVPVVVLGQAVNWPQGLDEPAAVTLPLVAGNETALRLGYLVYLAYSLLFLPVIAALVTVLAGPEGRLRPVARIAVILAAVSALARGIGILRWLTVMPALAESWAGADPALRRVLSVQFQAVNDFGGGIGELLGVSALGAAAVACAVIATRELAPTWLTWFGAAVVVASALPLAELAGVDAGALTSVGVTAVQLWLLAAAAVLVARARGHRR; from the coding sequence ATGAACGCCGTAGCCGGCTCGCCCGGCACCCTCACCTCGCCCGCTCCAGCCGCCGGTGCCGCAGGTCCGGGGCCCGGCCGCTCCCGGCGCCGGATCATGGGTGCCGCGGCGCTTCTGGCGGTCGAAGGACTGCTGATCTTCGTTCCGGTGGTCGTGCTGGGCCAGGCCGTGAACTGGCCGCAGGGCCTCGACGAGCCCGCCGCCGTCACCCTGCCGCTGGTGGCCGGGAACGAGACGGCGCTGCGCCTGGGGTACCTGGTCTACCTGGCCTACTCCCTGCTGTTCCTTCCGGTGATCGCCGCACTGGTCACCGTCCTCGCCGGCCCCGAGGGGCGGCTGCGTCCGGTCGCCCGAATCGCCGTGATCCTGGCCGCCGTCTCCGCACTCGCCCGGGGGATAGGGATTCTGCGCTGGCTCACCGTGATGCCGGCGCTGGCGGAGAGCTGGGCCGGGGCCGACCCGGCGCTGCGGCGAGTCCTGTCCGTCCAGTTCCAGGCGGTGAACGACTTCGGCGGCGGGATCGGCGAGCTGCTCGGCGTCTCCGCGCTCGGCGCCGCCGCGGTGGCCTGCGCCGTGATCGCGACCCGTGAGCTCGCGCCCACCTGGCTGACCTGGTTCGGCGCGGCTGTCGTCGTGGCGTCGGCGCTCCCGCTGGCCGAGCTGGCCGGGGTGGACGCCGGGGCGCTGACCAGCGTCGGGGTCACCGCCGTCCAGCTGTGGCTCCTCGCCGCGGCCGCCGTCCTGGTCGCGCGTGCCCGCGGGCATCGCCGCTGA